In Eubalaena glacialis isolate mEubGla1 chromosome 3, mEubGla1.1.hap2.+ XY, whole genome shotgun sequence, the following are encoded in one genomic region:
- the LOC133088297 gene encoding monocarboxylate transporter 1-like has translation MPPSNGGPVGYTPPDGGWGWAVVVGAFISIGFSCAFGKSITVFYKEIEEIFKASTSEVSWLSSIAFAVMYGGGPISSILVNKYGSRPVMIVGGCLSGCGLIAASFCTTVQELYLCVGVIAGLGLAFNLNPALTMIGKYFYKRRPLANGLAMAGSPVFLSALAPLNQALFAVFGWRGSFLILGGILLNCCVAGALMRPIGPKPTTAGKEKSKESLQEAGKYDANKGAGDANTEVNGRNPPKEKQSVFQTVNKLLDLSLFKHRGFLLYLSGNVIMSFALATPLVFLSNYAKSQHHSSEKAAFLLSILAFVDMVARPSMGFVANTKWIRPRIQYFFAASIIANGVCHTLVPLSSSYIGFCLYAGFLGFAFGWFGAILFETLMDLVGSQRFSSAVGLVTIVECCPILLGPPILGRLSDIYGDYKYTYWACGIILIVAGIYLCIGMGIHYQLEAKEQKAEAKQKKESKEMEPKEVIKAAESPELKGTEGEPKEEKLSG, from the exons ATGCCGCCATCAAACGGAGGTCCAGTTGGATACACGCCCCCAgatggaggctgggggtgggctgTGGTTGTTGGAGCTTTCATTTCcattggcttctcttgtgcaTTTGGCAAATCTATTACTGTATTTtacaaagaaattgaagaaatatttaaagccaGCACCAGCGAAGTGTCATGGTTATCTTCCATCGCGTTTGCTGTCATGTATGGTGGAG GTCCTATCAGCAGTATCCTGGTGAATAAATATGGCAGTCGTCCAGTTATGATTGTTGGCGGCTGCTTGTCAGGCTGTGGCTTGATTGCGGCTTCTTTCTGTACCACTGTGCAGGAACTTTACTTGTGTGTCGGAGTCATTGCAG GTCTTGGGCTTGCCTTCAACTTGAATCCAGCTCTGACCATGATTGGCAAGTATTTCTACAAGAGGCGACCATTAGCAAATGGACTAGCCATGGCAGGCAGCCCTGTGTTCCTCTCCGCCCTGGCCCCCCTCAACCAGGCTCTTTTTGCTGTCTTTGGCTGGAGAGGAAGCTTCCTAATTCTTGGAGGCATCCTACTAAACTGCTGTGTGGCTGGAGCCCTGATGAGACCAATAGGGCCCAAGCCAACAACTGCAGGGAAAGAGAAGTCTAAAGAATCCCTTCAGGAAGCTGGAAAATATGATGCAAACAAGGGGGCAGGTGATGCAAATACAGAAGTTAATGGCAGAAACCCCCCAAAGGAGAAACAATCCGTTTTTCAAACAGTTAACAAACTTCTAGACTTATCCCTATTCAAACACAGAGGCTTTCTGCTGTACCTCTCTGGGAATGTGATAATGTCTTTTGCGCTGGCTACACCTTTAGTCTTTCTTAGTAATTATGCCAAGAGTCAACATCACTCTAGTGAGAAGgctgccttccttctttccattctgGCTTTTGTTGACATGGTAGCCAGACCTTCTATGGGATTTGTAGCCAACACAAAGTGGATAAGACCTCGAATTCAGTATTTTTTTGCTGCTTCTATTATTGCAAATGGAGTGTGTCATACGCTAGTACCCTTATCCTCTAGCTATATAGGGTTCTGTCTTTATGCGGGATTCCTTGGATTTGCTTTTGGGTGGTTTGGCGCCATATTGTTTGAAACGCTGATGGACCTCGTTGGATCCCAGAGGTTCTCCAGTGCTGTGGGATTGGTGACCATTGTGGAATGCTGTCCTATTCTCCTGGGGCCACCGATTTTAG GTCGTCTCAGTGACATATACGGAGACTACAAATATACATACTGGGCATGTGGCATAATCCTTATTGTCGCAGGCATCTATCTCTGCATTGGCATGGGCATCCATTATCAACTTGAGGCAAAAGAACAGAAGGCAGAGGCGAAGCAGAAAAAGGAAAGTAAAGAGATGGAACCAAAAGAAGTTATTAAAGCTGCGGAATCTCCGGAACTGAAAGGCACAGAAGGAGAACCCAAAGAGGAGAAACTTTCAGGCTGA